TTAGCGTGTATATATGTGAAAAAAGGAACCATTCTTTTGATCGTTTTTACAAGTTATAATGTACATCGGTTAACTTCTCGGATAGTAACCAAAGTCTATCCGCAAGCTGCGCATCCAAAGCCTTTTTGGGGAAATCTACAAGCTTCGGTCTCTTCGCCTTTAGCGGATTCATTCCTAGCCCTAGGTAAATGTCTCCGGTGATTGTCGAATCCGTCGCCGCAATAAGAGATGGCCAAGCGGATTGATCAGGAGGAGTTCCGAATATTTTCATTAATAGCAGTCCGAATGCTCTGGTTCCCCGCGGTGTGTTTCTCCCGATTCCTGTAGGACTTGTACCCGGATGTACTGCTATAGAAGTGATACCTTTCTTCTTCGCACGTCGATTCAATTCACGGGCAAACAGTATGTTTGAAAGTTTCGAGCGATTGTATGCTGCCATTGGTCTGTATTTGTTGTCCATTCTTAAATCAGAAAAATCTATATCACCCATTTGAGCTGACTTTGCGCTAACTGTAACGATTCGACCGCGGTTCTTTTCAATTAACGGTAATAACAGACCTGTCAACGCGAAGTGTCCAAGATGATTGGTTCCAAAGTGCATTTCAAAACCATCTGCCGTCAGTTCACGAGTCGGAACTGCCATTACTCCAGCGTTATTTATATGGACGTCTATACCTTTCACTTTCCCATGGATTTTGTCGGCAAAGCTTCGAACTGACTTCAGATCTGCCAAGTTTAATGGCTCTACTGTTACAGCTATATTCGGTGCCGTTTGTTTCATCTTGATGATGGCTTCTTCTCCCCGCATAGGATCCCGGCTTCCAATAATCACTGTGGCACCGTGCTTCGCTAGCTCTAATGTCGTATAATAGCCTACCCCGCCATTGCCTCCTGTCACGATAGCGGTTTTTCCTTTTAGATTTGGGAGATCGTCAGGCGTCCAGTTTGGTCTCATGGTTTATTCCTCCGTTAGCTTATATTTTACATCTAATTGGGTTATTACAAACCGCAATGCTGTTCATTCAGTCGTGAATAAACGAGGATTGTTTGATATAACGAGCATGTTCGACTGAATCGATCATGAATCTAGCCACGTCGTCACGAGAAATTTTAGCTAGTATGGAAGGTTTAAAAGCACCGTGCTTATATCGCCCTTTGCCCGGCTCATTGGTGAGCCTTGAAGGCTGAACGATAGTCCAGTCCAAACCACTTTTCCGCACAATACCATCCTGCCTTTCCTTATCGTAAAACTCTCGGAACGTTATTAAATAAACCAGTTTAACAATCATCCTCATCCCAATTCCAAGCTGATTCCTACTTTCTCTGCTGGTGCCAAAGCCCGTAAGAACGACCAGTCTTTGTACTTTATGCCTTCTCATCGCGTTCACAATTGAACGCGTCCCACGAAAGCATAGATCTGAAGGACTTCCTGCTGTGACTCCTAAAGCGACAAACACCGCGTCTTGCCCCTCAATAGCTGATCCCACATCCTCTTCACTAAATACATTGCCTTCTATAACGGTTAATCCCTCCCGAGTAAGCAAGATTCGATCTGCGTTACGAACAAAGGCTTTTACGGTATGTCCCTTGTTGATCGCTTGGTCTATTAGCTGTAACCCCGTACCCCCGCTAGCTCCAAAGATGGTAAACTTCATTGTTCATTCCCTCTCGATTTTCTATAATAAGTGAATGTTCATTTACTATTGGTGAAAAGAAAAGCGATGCTAATCATCGCTTAAACTTTTTTACTATGCTTTAATAGCGTCCCAACTCATCTTGATGGCAGAATCTAATTGTTCACCATTCAATAGGGTCCCGTTCTTCAAATGTGCTTTCACCAATTCGGCAATCGGCAAGATGGAGTAAACAACTAGCATGTTAATATCTTCCTTCTTCAGGATCTCCTGCCGGATGCCAGCTTCAAACAGATCGAAGATCGGTTGAAACTGACTTGCCGTATCTTCTAGGCACCATTTCTGAGGCAGAGGAGAATTCATTATTTGCTCCAGGAACAAAAAATACTCTTTGAAAGATTGAATAAAATCAACATAGTTGCGGATGATAACCTCAAATCGTTCGTAAACTGTTCGGGTATGATCCACTTCCTGAAACATTCTCTCGCTCATCTTGCCTTTAATCTTCAAGTAGGTCTTGTAAAGCAGATCGTCTTTGTTCTCATGGTAAATATAAATCGTCGCTGCAGATACACTCGCTCTCTTGGCGATTTGTGATATCGACGTATCAGAGAACCCGATCTCATTAATTAGCTGTATGGTTGCGTCAAATATTGCCTCGACTTTGTTATCATCTCTATATCTCATGGATCAATAATAAATGATCGTTTATTTATTGTCAACGTGTTTACCTAAGCTGAAAAACTTGATTTCGATCCACTGCGAAGCCGCCGTTTCACTGAAGGGTCCCAATTATAAAAATGGTTATAGTACTTTCTTGGCGTAAGGAATTTTCCGAATCAGTATAGCGAGCAAATAACTCGTGATTGTCCCTAACCCACCTAATATCAGAAACTCAATAAACGGAGGCATTTGTGCGTTGTGCAACCAAATGCTATAAGCAATCAATACGAGTGAATGAATGATATAAACCGTATACGAGGCAGAATCAACACTACGTTGAAATTTGTTCGTTTGATTGCGATATTTGCGGTACACTGCCAACAATAGTAGAGAGATGCCAAATCCGACAAAGGGCTCCCATATGGCATAAATGAAGGCATTTGAGTTTAACCCCCCTCCGGTACTCAATGTCGGGTTGAGGATGAGAGCGGCGATCGGAAGTATCGGCAGGAAAATGAGTGCGATGATGCCCATGATTTTCACGGTACGACGTGGGATATTCGTTAACCACTGATTACGGTACGCGATGATCCCTGCAATAAAGAGTACGATATATGCAGGAAAATAGCCGAAATTCAATCCAAATATGAGCTTGCCGATCGGGAATATTTGACGGATTCCGAAGGTTACAAGTCCGATGAGCGTGGCAGTAAGCAGAAGCAATTTCACCGATGGGAATGGGATACTCTTCTTCGGAGCACTATCTTTCCTAACCATACGTACCAGCGCATAAACTGAATTAAAAACAAGCAGTGCAAGCAAAAACCAGAGCGGACCCGGTTCTGTGATTGCAAAGCTGAGGATCTGCGTCCGATAAAACTCCCAAAATGACACTTCATTGCTATCGCTTGCACTATAATGGAGCGTGGTGGTATATAAAATCACTGGACTGATGAGGAAGATATAAACGATCAAAGAAATCCCCAAGCGAATAAGCCGATCTTTGAGAAAAGACTTCGGTCCTTTGCGATCAGAAGATGAGGGCACAAAGTACCCCGCGATAAAGAAGAATAATCCCATAAAGAACGCTTGGTTGATAAAGACAAACAACAGCATCAGTACAAAACTTGCATCAGGCTTTTGCAGCGTATCATAAAAATACCACGAACCCGGCACAGCATATGTCGTCGCTGCATGATGAAACACAACCAAAATTGTGAGAAATGTCCGCAGACGATCCATATAAAATAGACGATTGTTCACGGTGCTCTCCCTTATACGAGTCATAATAACCACTCCCTTTCATTTTATTGTATCTTTATGTTACTTGGAGAATGGCATGTCCCAAAACAACCCTGAGTCTGATTCATGGCTCCGTCTACAGTCCGATATATGAACCAATTCATTCTGAATATCTCTCATATGTATCGATCATTAACGTATATCTTCTGTTTACACAAAACATAAGAAGCAGGAACCTTATTCAAGCGCTCCTGCTAATGATTCATTTACAATCTCAATCATGAGATAAGTCTTATTTCACAAATATCAAAATTTGATTAGGTCCAGTCCTTTTCATAACCCGGTAGCCTGTTGTGGATGACGTTGCGATTCCCTCGTTATTTGCCCAGCAATATCCCCCAGCCTGATTAGTACCGTCATCACGAACAAGCAATTTACCGACAACACCAACCGGTATCCATTCTATTCTTTGCAATCGCGGTATATATTCCTTCGATGAGTCATACTCAGGATTTAGTTGACCTTCTCTTTTGGTAAAGGAAGTTATAATTATTCGACCTTCCTTATCTTTCACTTCAGGTACAACAACATCATGATATTGGATTCTTCCCCACTCATCTTTAACGTATAGATCATGCCATCTTAGATCACTTGCATCGGCGATAATTGCTGGTGTCGCACTCACTACACCAAGAATATAGTCATCTTCAGCATGAGCTGTTCGAACTTTATCATCCATTAAGGTAACAAAGTACCCAACATCAATTGTATTTCCGTCAAATGTTTCAAACATTTCAGCATAATCGGCAGCTGCCGGAGAGATGACCGTTCCATCCAAATAAAGGTTGCCTGTGGCTCCTTCAATCACAGCTGAGTTTAAGGTGGGTCCGACCATAAGACCATTTGCTAAGTGCCAGGAAAAAGGAAATCGCGCCTGTCCATTCTGACCCATAATATGAGATCCATTGAAAAACGCTGTTGTATTCAATCCTTCTGCATGGGAGGCGATACCAACTGCTACCGTGCCGACCCCTTCCGCATGGGGAGCTTCCCCGTTTGCTATAGTGCCAATCCCTTCCGCATGGGAGGCGATACCGATTGCGGTTGTGCTGTTCCCTTCCGCATGGGAGAAGTCACCTATCGCCTGTGGGCCTTGGACAATTGTAATATCAAAAGTTCCCCCTACTGCATGGGAGGCAAAACCACTGGCGGTTGTTCCAACCCCCTCCGCGTGAGAACTAGGACCGCTCGATAGGTTAGGAGCAGCTGTTCCGCTTGGATCCTGAGCTCCACCTTCAGCATGAGAAGCTCTGCCGCTCGCTGTGTTTCCTTCTCCTTCAGCATGAGCGCTAATGCCATTGACTGTCGTTGTCGATCCTGTGCCTTCTGCATGAGAATTTGCTCCTGCTGCGATAGTACTAGCACCTTCGGCATGAGAGGATACACCACTGGCTGTTGTGCTTTGACCTTCAGCATGGGATAAATCACCGCTCGCTGAGCTAAGCATACCTTGAGCATGCGAGGCTTGCCCGATGGCAGATGTGTTTTGACCTTCAGCATGTGCATATAGTCCGCTGCTTAGTGTCTCTCCACCTTCAGCATGAGAGCCAATTCCACTAGCATTTGTATTATAACCTTCCGCATGTGCTGCAGCGCCGCTAGCTAATGTAGAATCACCTTCGGCATGAGCTGTATCGATCGTTGAATTCGTAAGGTATCCTTCCGTATGAGATGCTGCACCGGCTGCTGTAGTTGTGCTTCCCTCGGCATGGGAAGCATTTCCGCTTGCTGTCGTTTGATAACCTTCTGAATGAGACGCTGTCCCACTGGCAGTAGTATTTAATCCTTCTGCGTGAGCCGCAAAACCACTCTCTGTATTTCCTATCCCATCCACCGTTTATTTCCCCTACTTTCTATAGATGAAATTGATATTCTATTTTCTATTCTATGAAGTATTATTCATAGGGGGAACGGTAACTTGACTCCATACAACAGGAATTTCTAAATAGACCTTCTAGTCAATAAAATATCATCTATTCAGCTTATTACGGACCAAGCTCACTTTTTGAAGGCTGTAAGATAAGTATGATTAAAACTTAATTAGGTGACGCGTTTCGTAACCAAGTATGATCAGATGCGTCTGCCAATCCCATCATCGTTAGGCAAACAGTATCCTGAAGGCCGAAGTGTACCATTGTCCTTAAATATGATCTGACCCAGCAAGTCAACGACTACCCACTACCGGCAATCGGGAAAAGGACTTGTACCGATAAACTAAAAAAGCCGCTAAATTAGCGACTTTCAATGGGACTATACTCTTGTCCCTTTTGAACCGACGTATATGGACCCGAGTATAGGGTATTTGAGAGGACAGGAGCTAGCTGCTCCCTTCTACTTGTTCCTTATGACTCATCTGCAAATGCATTAGTAAAAAATGTATCCAATTTGTCAAACGGAATTACTTCCATTTGGTCATATAGATCTGTATGGCTTGCACCAGGAATAATTTCCAGCTCCTTATTGTCACCTTTGAGAAGCTTAAAGGCATCTTGACTAAAATATAAAGAATGGGCATCCTCACCGTGAACAACAAGTACATCGCTGCGGATCTCAGGAGCATATTCCAATAAACGCATATTCATTAAGGAACCTGCAGTTGTCGAAGCCCATCCTCCATTTGAATTTACAGAACGTGTGTGATAGCCACGCTCAGTCTTGTAATAATCTACATAGTCTTTGATGAACTGTGGAGCATCATCCGGTGCTTTCTCTGGATTTCCGCCTCCCAGGGTATAGATGCCCTTTGTATAGTCTTCTGTTCTTTGATTATTATAATCGACACGAGCCTGATATCTCCCCTCCTCATCAAGGGTATCGTTATATCCAAGTGCCGTAACACGACTCATATCGTACATTGTCATTGCGGCTGTCGCCTTGATTCTTGTATCAAGTGCGGCTGTCTGAAGCGCATAACCTCCAAATCCGCAGATACCGATTATACCAATTTGCTCAGGATCAACATTCTCCTGAACGGAGAGAAAATCCACAGCACTTTGGAAATCTTCAACATTAACATCAGGTGAGTTGAAATATCTTGGGTATCCGCTACTCTCCCCAGTATAGGAAGGGTCAAAGGCAATCGTTAAGAATCCTTTTTTGGCCATTTCCTGGGCATAAAGGCCAGAGGACTGCTCCTTAACGGCACCAAACGGACCACTGACAGCAATCGCAGGAAGTTTACCTTCATAATTCTTTGGCTCATATAGGTCGGCTGCAATTGTTATTCCAAAATGGTTGACGAAAGTCACTTTTCTGTGATTTACCTCATCGCTGAGAGGGAATACTTTATCCCACTCTTCTGTGAGTTCAATGGGTTCTACACGAATGGAAACATCCGTCATCGCACCGTAATTGGTTGCTGAAGCGCTCTGTGTCTGAGTATCCTCCTGGGCTGTTGACTGTGGACTACATGCTGTCATTGTCAGAATTGTTGCAAGTACTCCAAAGTGTAAATTTTTCTTTTTCATCATTGTATTTACCTCCCATTTCGATGTTTTCGTTGTGATTCTGCAATAGAAATTACAATTTTATTCTAACTACGCCACTTAGATAATACCAATAGTTATATCTTATAACATGATATGCTTGATAGACATTTCTTGAAGCTATATACTTAAAGTCAAATAAAGGAGGGTTATTAAATGGATTCTTCAGGAGATGTTCCTCATCAAAAAAAGACAACCGTCTGGTTGCCTTTTTTATGCCTACTTATCTAATTAACTTCATGTTCATCTTGCATCTAGCTTTTTGCTCGGATTATATATAAAGATTCTTAACAAGATCATAGCTAAACTGAGGATCACGGATAATATTCCAACGATTACAACGTAGCGTATACCCATTTGTGATATAAATATTCCACCTACAGCTGTTCCGAATGTTGTTCCTAAATTAGCGGCCGTGAGAAATAATCCATTAGAAAAATCAGGAGAATTGGGAGCTGCTGACATAATCCAATATTGCGTTATATTAGCTCCTATACCACCAAAAATACCCCACACTAAACTAATGATAAGCATAGGTAAAGTAAAATGTCCTGTGAAAAATAAAATAATATAGATTGCTCCTAATGCCAATGGATACATCAGTACTAATCTAGTCGCATTCTTAGTAAGTAATCTGCCTGCAATCATACTTCCTATAACATTGGCCCCGCCATAAAGGAACAGTGTTAAGCTGATTGTATTAGGCGCCATATTTGTAACTGTGCCGAGATAATCCGCTAAATAGCTATATACTCCAAATATTGCAGCATTCAATAGAATGACAGCTGCAATGGAAAGCCACGTAATTAATTTTTTTAATATGGTTAATTGTGTTCCGTAAGAAATTTTCTCCTCTACTGGCATTGAGGGTACAAATAATATGGTAGCAATGAACGATATAGCAATTACAACAGCAAAAAAGGCCATTGCCGCTTGTAGAGAAAATACACTATCAATAAAACTGGAAACGGGTACCCCGATTACCATGCCGGCAGAAACACCAATAAATACTTTAGCAACAGCTTTTGGCGCCTCTTCTCTACTTACAGAGGCAGCAGCAACCGAGAATGCCAAAGAACAATAGACCGGATGGAAAAAGGCAGGAATTATCCTCGCAACTAATAGAGTAGTGAAATTAGATGTAAATATAGCTACAATGTTCCCTGATAGAAAAACACCCAGTACAATTAACATAATCGTCTTACGATTTATTCTTGATAATAATAACGGTAAGATGGGACCTGATATAGCCACAGCGAGGGCAAACAAACTTACTAGCAACCCTGCAGTTGATACACTAACATTAAAATGTTCAGCTATAGAAGGTAATATTCCGATATATCCCATTTCCGTATTTAAAATTCCAAACACACCTATCGTTAATATGAATATCAGTAAATTATTTCGTTTAGCCAAAAGTATTACTCCTTTAAATTTATTACTTACATAATCATGCATCTCATACTGTCGACACTGAAACGGCATTTTTATCCACTGCATATTCCACTGTCTTGCCGAAATTTTCTAGCTATTGAAATTACAATTTTATTTTAACTGCGTTTCTTAGATAATACTAATAGTTATATCTTATATCATGATATGCTTGAAACACATTTCTTTAGATTATATACTTGAACCAGATAAATAAAGGAGGTTTATAAAATGGAATTAAGAGTTCTGCGCTACTTTCTTGCTGTAGCAAGAGAAGGCAGCATGACAGCTGCTGCTGCATTGTTACATATCACACAGCCAACCTTATCAAGACAATTAAAAGATTTAGAACAACAACTGAGCAAGAAACTATTCATTCGCAGTAGTCACAGTGTCACTCTCACAGAGGAAGGAATTCTCCTGCGGAAAAGAGCGGAAGAAATTATTGACCTGGTCGATAAAGTGGAATTTGAATTTAACTCTATGGAAGATACAATTGCAGGGGATGTGTACATAGGTGGTGGTGAAACAGATGCCATGAGACAGATAGGAAAGGTAGCCAAAGATCTACAGTTAAATTATCCGAAGATTCGTTATCATCTCTATAGTGGTAACGAAGAAGATGTGACTGATCGCCTTGACAAGGGATTGCTAGACTTTGGTGTTTTAATTCAACCGGCTGATTTGTCAAAATACAATCATATCGTTATCCCTGCCAAGGATGTTTGGGGCATTATTATGAAGAAGAATAGTCCGCTTGCTTTCAAAGATACCATTCAAGCAGTGGATTTATTAGATGTTCCTCTTATCTGTTCCCGTCAGCCTTTGCAACAAAGATATTCTAAAAATGAATTTTTGGATTGGTTTGGTGAAGGTTTTGACAAATTAAATGTCGTGACTACATACAACCTTGCCTTTAATGCTGCGATTATGGTTGAAGAGGGCATGGGTTATGCAATAGCCCTCGATAAAATAGTGAATACGTCTAGAGATAGTAACCTTTGCTTCAAACCTCTAGAACCAAGACTTGAATCAGAATTGTATATTGTTTGGAAGAAACATCAATCATTTTCAGTAGCTGCTGATATGTTTTTAAAAGCAATTCAAATAAAATTCTCATCTTAACAAAAAAGGAGCATCTGCCGACTGACGAACTGCTCTATGCTGTTTTGAACTAACGTTCTCCGTTAGCTTACTTAGTCGTACAGCTGTGGGAACTGCTTTATCATGAGATCGCTTTTTCAGTCTAACGTTATCCGATTGTATTTTGTCGTTTGTTAACTTCAATCGTGATAAACTCCGGTAAATAGCTGGGAGTACATCCTTTTGCTACGACTTCATCTTTGTAAAGACCCGTTTTCTCACCAATTTCAATACAACGTTCACGATT
This sequence is a window from Paenibacillus urinalis. Protein-coding genes within it:
- a CDS encoding oxidoreductase, whose product is MRPNWTPDDLPNLKGKTAIVTGGNGGVGYYTTLELAKHGATVIIGSRDPMRGEEAIIKMKQTAPNIAVTVEPLNLADLKSVRSFADKIHGKVKGIDVHINNAGVMAVPTRELTADGFEMHFGTNHLGHFALTGLLLPLIEKNRGRIVTVSAKSAQMGDIDFSDLRMDNKYRPMAAYNRSKLSNILFARELNRRAKKKGITSIAVHPGTSPTGIGRNTPRGTRAFGLLLMKIFGTPPDQSAWPSLIAATDSTITGDIYLGLGMNPLKAKRPKLVDFPKKALDAQLADRLWLLSEKLTDVHYNL
- a CDS encoding MFS transporter translates to MAKRNNLLIFILTIGVFGILNTEMGYIGILPSIAEHFNVSVSTAGLLVSLFALAVAISGPILPLLLSRINRKTIMLIVLGVFLSGNIVAIFTSNFTTLLVARIIPAFFHPVYCSLAFSVAAASVSREEAPKAVAKVFIGVSAGMVIGVPVSSFIDSVFSLQAAMAFFAVVIAISFIATILFVPSMPVEEKISYGTQLTILKKLITWLSIAAVILLNAAIFGVYSYLADYLGTVTNMAPNTISLTLFLYGGANVIGSMIAGRLLTKNATRLVLMYPLALGAIYIILFFTGHFTLPMLIISLVWGIFGGIGANITQYWIMSAAPNSPDFSNGLFLTAANLGTTFGTAVGGIFISQMGIRYVVIVGILSVILSLAMILLRIFIYNPSKKLDAR
- a CDS encoding LysR family transcriptional regulator — encoded protein: MELRVLRYFLAVAREGSMTAAAALLHITQPTLSRQLKDLEQQLSKKLFIRSSHSVTLTEEGILLRKRAEEIIDLVDKVEFEFNSMEDTIAGDVYIGGGETDAMRQIGKVAKDLQLNYPKIRYHLYSGNEEDVTDRLDKGLLDFGVLIQPADLSKYNHIVIPAKDVWGIIMKKNSPLAFKDTIQAVDLLDVPLICSRQPLQQRYSKNEFLDWFGEGFDKLNVVTTYNLAFNAAIMVEEGMGYAIALDKIVNTSRDSNLCFKPLEPRLESELYIVWKKHQSFSVAADMFLKAIQIKFSS
- a CDS encoding alpha/beta hydrolase → MMKKKNLHFGVLATILTMTACSPQSTAQEDTQTQSASATNYGAMTDVSIRVEPIELTEEWDKVFPLSDEVNHRKVTFVNHFGITIAADLYEPKNYEGKLPAIAVSGPFGAVKEQSSGLYAQEMAKKGFLTIAFDPSYTGESSGYPRYFNSPDVNVEDFQSAVDFLSVQENVDPEQIGIIGICGFGGYALQTAALDTRIKATAAMTMYDMSRVTALGYNDTLDEEGRYQARVDYNNQRTEDYTKGIYTLGGGNPEKAPDDAPQFIKDYVDYYKTERGYHTRSVNSNGGWASTTAGSLMNMRLLEYAPEIRSDVLVVHGEDAHSLYFSQDAFKLLKGDNKELEIIPGASHTDLYDQMEVIPFDKLDTFFTNAFADES
- a CDS encoding NAD(P)-dependent oxidoreductase — encoded protein: MKFTIFGASGGTGLQLIDQAINKGHTVKAFVRNADRILLTREGLTVIEGNVFSEEDVGSAIEGQDAVFVALGVTAGSPSDLCFRGTRSIVNAMRRHKVQRLVVLTGFGTSRESRNQLGIGMRMIVKLVYLITFREFYDKERQDGIVRKSGLDWTIVQPSRLTNEPGKGRYKHGAFKPSILAKISRDDVARFMIDSVEHARYIKQSSFIHD
- a CDS encoding TetR/AcrR family transcriptional regulator, producing MRYRDDNKVEAIFDATIQLINEIGFSDTSISQIAKRASVSAATIYIYHENKDDLLYKTYLKIKGKMSERMFQEVDHTRTVYERFEVIIRNYVDFIQSFKEYFLFLEQIMNSPLPQKWCLEDTASQFQPIFDLFEAGIRQEILKKEDINMLVVYSILPIAELVKAHLKNGTLLNGEQLDSAIKMSWDAIKA
- a CDS encoding acyltransferase family protein; the encoded protein is MTRIRESTVNNRLFYMDRLRTFLTILVVFHHAATTYAVPGSWYFYDTLQKPDASFVLMLLFVFINQAFFMGLFFFIAGYFVPSSSDRKGPKSFLKDRLIRLGISLIVYIFLISPVILYTTTLHYSASDSNEVSFWEFYRTQILSFAITEPGPLWFLLALLVFNSVYALVRMVRKDSAPKKSIPFPSVKLLLLTATLIGLVTFGIRQIFPIGKLIFGLNFGYFPAYIVLFIAGIIAYRNQWLTNIPRRTVKIMGIIALIFLPILPIAALILNPTLSTGGGLNSNAFIYAIWEPFVGFGISLLLLAVYRKYRNQTNKFQRSVDSASYTVYIIHSLVLIAYSIWLHNAQMPPFIEFLILGGLGTITSYLLAILIRKIPYAKKVL
- a CDS encoding peptidase G2 autoproteolytic cleavage domain-containing protein — translated: MDGIGNTESGFAAHAEGLNTTASGTASHSEGYQTTASGNASHAEGSTTTAAGAASHTEGYLTNSTIDTAHAEGDSTLASGAAAHAEGYNTNASGIGSHAEGGETLSSGLYAHAEGQNTSAIGQASHAQGMLSSASGDLSHAEGQSTTASGVSSHAEGASTIAAGANSHAEGTGSTTTVNGISAHAEGEGNTASGRASHAEGGAQDPSGTAAPNLSSGPSSHAEGVGTTASGFASHAVGGTFDITIVQGPQAIGDFSHAEGNSTTAIGIASHAEGIGTIANGEAPHAEGVGTVAVGIASHAEGLNTTAFFNGSHIMGQNGQARFPFSWHLANGLMVGPTLNSAVIEGATGNLYLDGTVISPAAADYAEMFETFDGNTIDVGYFVTLMDDKVRTAHAEDDYILGVVSATPAIIADASDLRWHDLYVKDEWGRIQYHDVVVPEVKDKEGRIIITSFTKREGQLNPEYDSSKEYIPRLQRIEWIPVGVVGKLLVRDDGTNQAGGYCWANNEGIATSSTTGYRVMKRTGPNQILIFVK